From Anopheles darlingi chromosome 2, idAnoDarlMG_H_01, whole genome shotgun sequence, the proteins below share one genomic window:
- the LOC125960106 gene encoding 5'-AMP-activated protein kinase subunit beta-1-like, with amino-acid sequence MGNAGSNLPRERHKSGSNDPIPGSPMKDDQAFVFDRKPQPHAQGYPFVRNEEEMDPFSYSKSVPDPEFAREPRQRANTMSEGSAPADLPADGQEQDGQKETLPTVFKWDGGGKQVYISGTFSDWKALPMVKSHGDFVTIINIPEGDHEYKFLVDGEWKHDPKLKNVENDTGIKNNLVTVRQSDFEVFQALAKDSEDTGKDESKEWGQDIPTSRPWGKESGPPVLPPHLLQVILNKDTPLSCEPTLLPEPNHVMLNHLYALSIKDGVMVLSATHRYRKKYVTTLLYKPI; translated from the exons ATGGGCAACGCGGGCAGTAATCTTCCTCGGGAGCGCCATAAATCCGGATCGAACGATCCCATTCCGGGATCGCCCATGAAAGATGATCAGGCGTTCGTGTTCGATCGGAAACCGCAACCCCATGCTCAGGGCTACCCCTTTGTGCGCAACGAGGAAGAAATGGACCCGTTCTCATACTCCAAGTCCGTGCCTGATCCAGAGTTTGCCCGTGAACCACGACAAAGGGCCAACACCATGTCCGAAGGATCCGCCCCAGCAGATCTGCCTGCCGATGGCCAGGAGCAGGATGGACAGAAGGAAACGCTACCCACCGTCTTCAagtgggatggtggtggcaaacaAGTGTACATCAGTGGAACGTTCTCGGATTGGAAGGCGCTACCGATGGTCAAATCGCACGGTGACTTTGTCACGATCATCAACATACCTGAGGGTGATCATGAGTACAAGTTCCTCGTCGATGGAGAATGGAAGCATGATCCAAAGCTG AAAAACGTTGAAAATGACACGGGGATCAAAAACAACCTGGTGACCGTGCGTCAGTCCGATTTCGAAGTATTCCAAGCGCTGGCCAAAGACAGCGAAGATACGGGCAAGGATGAGTCCAAGGAGTGGGGTCAAGATATTCCTACCAGCAGACCGTGGGGCAAGGAGTCGGGCCCACCCGTCCTTCCTCCCCATCTGCTGCAGGTCATTCTCAACAAGGACACTCCACTATCG TGCGAGCCAACGCTACTTCCGGAACCGAATCACGTCATGCTGAATCATCTGTACGCACTTTCGATCAAGGACGGTGTGATGGTGTTGAGCGCAACGCACCGTTATCGAAAAAAATACGTCACCACACTGCTGTACAAGCCGATctaa
- the LOC125960037 gene encoding uncharacterized protein LOC125960037 isoform X2: protein MLGFSKKPGPPVPPRPSAATVASALARQRENSPSPTGAAGQLVVNRGMATLKPPHPGRTVIYKSPGFDQSPVGSPVAASRRNDLADRSVNGSTEGHGLSPQQSPKPLERGSGGNVMYRSTCSIVEINSSSSVSSSASSSPVATLQKGDAQRQQQQQQRMLEPPVVPIARRRIRSGEHDDQPTVGEVIIINSSTGVAGGQRKERKDSTGGECDSGTERGDSSGSSASAGSTLERENNLRNLESAKSSHFTEIIIGSNQSSTVVRSGSKPNIAPRTEGVGTMAIGGGGGGEVTGRSNSSDGNTVIRSSSIRLAVGTTGAPLYRRPEPEGGEHVQPPTDNRSTGQQQPHAITNLAPQSKAMAKPPTLVVGSLDPATLDSKLSEQKLAFHELLISELTAMREKHQHQHQHQQQQQSHKVQSMEDSVSPMERKTSHTEAEHPLIPTTVVTGSFGGHDDGPIDRVNLEKVNRRQRCPSERRSSGSETEATSPNGTTIRLPKIRTSDWIEVGDNGKQVVLSSCQISLEDSGMEDEEKLDDASSGVGDSWDSVKEDVESRIKMSLPGLPPLPKSLSGFDLAGGVQFQSSHHHHHQQAQQHQQHSHHYPHHSLQHQQQSAPAHQVHQQQQHGTFHGGGGGGTGGLSSHSSNHPPSSQSPVTLNHHHTNPFIPIGSSTLLHGSSIASLDSQQRGHSPVSAQLSSGSGSGGGGRKSSPQPMANTAPPTTTLDTQLAILRREMVSVGSNASQHCCSRYRFEKTG from the exons ATGCTGGGTTTCAGCAAGaaaccgggaccaccggtgccaccgcgTCCAAGTGCGGCCACGGTTGCATCGGCGTTGGCGAGACAGCGTGAAAATTCCCCCTCGCCAACCGGTGCCGCTGGCCAATTGGTGGTCAATCGAGGGATGGCAACACTAAAACCACCACATCCGGGACGTACCGTCATCTACAAGTCGCCGGGCTTCGATCAATCGCCCGTCGGTTCACCGGTGGCGGCTTCAAGGCGCAACGATCTGGCCGATCGTAGCGTGAATGGATCGACCGAAGGCCATGGTTTAAGCCCGCAGCAAAGCCCGAAACCACTGGAAcgtggtagcggtggtaaTGTGATGTACCGATCGACGTGCAGCATCGTCGAGATCAACAGCTCCAGTTCGGTGTCCAGTTCGGCCTCATcttcaccggtggccaccttgCAGAAGGGCGATGCACagaggcaacaacagcaacagcagcgtatGCTGGAACCACCGGTAGTTCCGATCGCTCGCCGGCGTATCCGTTCCGGGGAGCACGATGATCAACCAACGGTGGGTgaagtgatcatcatcaatagTAGCACCGGagtggccggtggccagcggaaggaaaggaaggattcGACCGGTGGCGAGTGTGACAGTGGTACGGAGCGTGGTGACAGTTCCGGTTCCTCGGCCAGCGCTGGCAGTACGCTGGAGCGCGAGAACAATCTGCGGAATCTCGAGAGCGCCAAAAGCAGCCATTTTACCGAGATCATTATCGGATCGAATCAAAGCAGTACGGTGGTGAGGAGTGGCAGCAAACCCAACATTGCACCGAGGACGGAGGGCGTCGGAACGAtggcgatcggtggtggtggtggtggtgaggtcaCGGGACGGAGCAATAGCTCCGACGGTAACACTGTGATACGCTCGAGCTCGATACGGCTCGCGGTCGGTACGACCGGAGCTCCATTGTACCGTCGCCCCGAACCGGAAGGTGGTGAGCACGTACAACCCCCGACCGACAACCGTTcaaccgggcagcagcagccacacgcAATCACGAATCTCGCCCCACAGTCCAAAGCGATGGCGAAGCCACcgacgctggtggtggggtCATTGGATCCGGCCACACTCGATTCGAAGCTGAGCGAACAGAAGCTTGCCTTCCATGAGCTGCTCATCTCCGAGCTGACCGCTATGAGGgagaagcaccagcatcagcatcagcatcagcaacaacaacagtcacaTAAGGTCCAGTCTATGGAGGATTCCGTATCGCcaatggaacgaaaaacaTCCCACACGGAAGCAGAGCATCCCCTTATTCCGACCACGGTGGTCACTGGAAGTTTCggtggccatgatgatggtccgaTTGATCGGGTCAATCTGGAGAAGGTTAACCGgcgccagcgttgcccttcgGAGCGACGATCATCGGGCAGCGAGACGGAGGCGACGAGCCCGAACGGCACCACGATCCGTTTGCCGAAGATCCGTACCTCGGACTGGATCGAGGTGGGCGACAATGGCAAGCAGGTGGTGCTGTCGAGCTGTCAGATCAGTCTGGAGGATTCTGGCatggaggacgaggagaagcTGGACGATGCATCGTCCGGTGTCGGCGATTCGTGGGACAGCGTGAAGGAAGATGTAGAATCACG CATCAAAATGTCACTCCCCGggttgccaccgttgccgaAGAGTCTGAGCGGTTTTGATCTCGCCGGCGGTGTCCAGTTCCAGtccagccaccatcaccaccaccagcaggcccagcagcatcagcagcattcccATCACTATCCGCACCATTcgcttcagcatcagcagcaatcggcGCCAGCGCATCAggtgcatcagcaacagcaacacggtACCTtccacggcggcggtggtggtggtaccgggggGCTGTCCTCGCACTCGTCCAACCACCCACCGTCCTCCCAGTCACCGGTGACACtaaaccatcaccacacgaACCCGTTCATCCCGATCGGTTCCTCGACGCTACTGCACGGTAGCAGCATCGCGTCCCTCGACAGTCAACAGCGTGGCCACTCGCCCGTCAGTGCTCAGCTGTCAtctggtagtggtagtggtggtggtggacgcaAGTCCTCACCGCAACCGATGGCAAATAcggcaccaccaacgacgacctTGGACACCCAGCTGGCAATCCTGCGACGAGAAATG GTAAGTGTCGGAAGCAACGCGAGTCAACATTGTTGCAGCCGATATCGTTTTGAGAAAACCGGATAA
- the LOC125960127 gene encoding anaphase-promoting complex subunit 11, producing the protein MKVTVKSWMGVASWKWLANDDNCGICRMAFEGCCPDCSLPGDDCPLVWGACSHCFHVHCIVKWLNSQANQQCPMCRQVWKFNDK; encoded by the exons ATGAAAGTCACGGTGAAAA gTTGGATGGGAGTTGCTTCCTGGAAATGGCTGGCGAACGATGACAATTGCGGCATCTGTCGCATGGCGTTCGAAGGCTGCTGCCCGGATTGCTCGCTGCCTGGTGACGACTGTCCGCTGGTTTGGGGGGCCTGTTCGCACTGCTTCCACGTGCACTGCATCGTAAAGTGGCTCAACTCGCAGGCCAACCAGCAATGCCCGATGTGCCGACAGGTCTGGAAGTTTAACGATAAGTAG